A DNA window from Rhizobium jaguaris contains the following coding sequences:
- a CDS encoding selenium-binding family protein, translating to MVMLKPDPSFYPSPRMAMKAAPETLAYVAAFDPTRAVPDELAVVDVDPKSTTYGQIVTAVAMPNVGDELHHFGWNACSSCLCPNAPHPHAERRYLVVPGLKSSRIHIIDTKPDGRKPSIVKVIEPGEVAERAGYSRPHTIHCGPEGIYIAALGNAEGKGPGGVFLMDHQTFEVRGQWEMDRGPQQLSYDVWWHLGHDTLVTSEWGTPDTFENGLIPEVLLGSKYGHRLHFWDLHKRKHVQTIDLGEKYQLVFELRPAHNPTKAYGFVNCVLSLEDLSSSIWVWHRDGEKWAVTKVIDIPAEPADPELLPPMLKGFNAVPPFVTDIDLSMDDRFLYVSCWGTGDLQQYDVSDPFKPKLTGKVRIGGVVSRASHAGAKNGTLNGGPQMVEISRDGRRVYFTNSLYGAIDDQIYPDGVSGWMVKLDVRADGGIAFDEKFFVEWPKSHRPHQVRLQGGDCSSDSYCYP from the coding sequence ATGGTTATGTTGAAACCCGATCCAAGCTTTTATCCGTCACCGCGCATGGCCATGAAGGCGGCGCCGGAGACGCTTGCCTATGTCGCAGCCTTCGATCCGACACGAGCGGTTCCCGACGAGCTCGCGGTTGTCGATGTCGATCCCAAATCAACCACTTACGGTCAAATCGTGACCGCCGTTGCGATGCCCAATGTCGGCGACGAGCTGCATCATTTCGGCTGGAATGCCTGTTCATCCTGCCTTTGCCCGAATGCGCCGCATCCGCATGCGGAGCGCCGCTATCTGGTCGTGCCGGGATTGAAATCCTCGCGCATCCATATCATCGACACCAAGCCCGATGGTCGGAAGCCATCGATCGTCAAGGTTATCGAACCCGGCGAAGTCGCCGAGAGGGCCGGATATTCCAGACCCCATACCATTCATTGCGGACCGGAAGGGATTTATATCGCGGCGCTTGGCAATGCCGAGGGGAAAGGGCCGGGCGGCGTATTCCTCATGGACCACCAGACATTCGAGGTGCGTGGCCAATGGGAAATGGATCGCGGACCGCAACAGCTTTCCTATGATGTCTGGTGGCACCTTGGTCACGATACGCTCGTCACCAGCGAATGGGGCACGCCGGATACTTTCGAAAACGGCCTGATCCCGGAAGTCCTGCTCGGCTCGAAATACGGTCACCGTCTGCATTTCTGGGATCTGCACAAGCGCAAGCATGTGCAGACGATCGATCTCGGTGAAAAATATCAGCTCGTGTTCGAACTCAGACCCGCGCACAATCCGACCAAGGCCTATGGCTTCGTCAACTGCGTTCTCAGCCTTGAGGACCTGTCATCCTCAATATGGGTCTGGCATCGCGATGGCGAGAAGTGGGCGGTGACGAAGGTGATCGATATTCCGGCGGAGCCAGCTGATCCGGAACTGTTGCCGCCGATGCTCAAGGGTTTCAATGCGGTGCCGCCGTTCGTCACCGATATCGACCTTTCGATGGATGACAGATTTCTCTACGTCTCCTGCTGGGGAACCGGAGACCTGCAACAATATGATGTATCCGATCCCTTCAAGCCAAAGCTGACTGGCAAGGTCCGGATCGGCGGCGTCGTTTCGCGCGCTTCGCATGCGGGAGCGAAGAATGGCACGCTGAATGGCGGTCCGCAGATGGTCGAGATCAGCCGCGACGGTCGCCGCGTCTATTTCACCAATTCGCTTTATGGTGCGATCGACGATCAGATCTATCCCGATGGTGTCTCTGGCTGGATGGTGAAACTTGATGTCCGAGCGGATGGCGGCATTGCCTTCGACGAGAAATTCTTCGTCGAGTGGCCAAAGTCGCATCGTCCGCACCAGGTCCGCTTGCAGGGCGGAGATTGTTCGTCGGATTCCTATTGTTATCCGTGA
- the pyk gene encoding pyruvate kinase — MKRNRKVKILATLGPASSEEEMIQKLHEAGADLFRINMSHASHDLMRTLIQRIRSVEARCGRPIGILADLQGPKLRVGKFAEGKVDLKPGQTFTLDNNDVPGDNTRVFLPHPEILESVQPGHRLLIDDGKLALRAEKCDGKSIVATVISGTKISDRKGVSLPDTLLGVGALTDKDRVDLDAVLATNEVDWVALSFIQRPEDLSEVRKISRGRVGLMSKIEKPQAVERIEEIIELSDALMVARGDLGVEMPLEAVPGIQKQLIRACRRSGKPVVVATQMLESMISAPVPTRAEVSDVATAVFEGADAVMLSAESASGDYPVEAVAMMASIASTIEREPHYPGIIYAQRAQPEATGADAISLAARQIAETLKLAAIVCYTSSGTTGLRASRERPQVPVLALSPIIQTARRLSVVWGMHCVVTHDATDLDDMVNNACRIVAEEGFGKPGDRIIISAGVPLGTPGATNMLRIAYIGSDGQSGV; from the coding sequence ATGAAACGCAACCGAAAAGTCAAAATCCTAGCGACGCTCGGCCCGGCTTCCTCCGAAGAGGAGATGATCCAGAAGCTGCATGAGGCCGGTGCCGATCTGTTCCGCATCAACATGAGCCATGCCAGCCATGACCTGATGCGCACGCTGATCCAGCGTATCCGCTCCGTCGAGGCCCGCTGTGGTCGTCCGATCGGTATTCTCGCCGACTTGCAGGGTCCCAAGCTGCGTGTTGGCAAGTTTGCCGAAGGCAAGGTCGATCTCAAGCCGGGCCAGACCTTCACGCTCGACAACAACGATGTGCCCGGTGACAACACCCGCGTGTTCTTGCCGCATCCGGAAATCTTGGAGTCGGTTCAGCCCGGCCACCGTCTGCTGATCGATGACGGCAAGCTCGCGCTTCGCGCGGAAAAGTGCGACGGCAAAAGCATTGTCGCGACCGTCATTTCCGGCACGAAGATTTCCGACCGTAAGGGCGTCAGCTTGCCCGATACGTTGCTTGGTGTCGGCGCACTGACTGACAAGGATCGCGTCGATCTCGACGCGGTGCTGGCCACCAATGAAGTCGACTGGGTGGCGCTCTCCTTCATCCAGCGCCCGGAAGATCTGTCCGAAGTGCGCAAGATTTCGCGCGGCCGCGTCGGTTTGATGTCGAAGATCGAGAAGCCGCAGGCCGTCGAGCGCATTGAGGAGATCATCGAGCTTTCCGATGCGCTGATGGTCGCCCGCGGCGATCTTGGCGTCGAAATGCCACTCGAAGCCGTTCCCGGTATTCAGAAACAACTCATCCGCGCCTGCCGCCGTTCTGGCAAGCCGGTGGTTGTCGCGACGCAGATGCTGGAATCGATGATCTCTGCGCCGGTTCCGACCCGCGCCGAAGTTTCCGACGTCGCTACCGCCGTATTCGAAGGCGCCGACGCCGTCATGCTGTCGGCCGAATCCGCTTCCGGCGACTATCCGGTCGAGGCCGTGGCAATGATGGCCTCGATCGCCAGCACGATCGAGCGCGAGCCGCACTATCCGGGCATCATTTATGCCCAGCGCGCCCAGCCGGAAGCAACCGGCGCCGACGCCATCTCGCTGGCTGCCCGCCAGATTGCCGAGACGCTGAAGCTCGCCGCCATCGTCTGCTATACCTCGTCGGGCACGACGGGTCTGCGCGCCTCGCGCGAGCGGCCGCAGGTTCCGGTCCTGGCGCTGTCGCCGATCATTCAGACGGCTCGCCGTCTGTCGGTTGTCTGGGGCATGCACTGTGTCGTTACCCATGACGCCACCGACCTCGACGATATGGTCAACAATGCCTGCCGCATCGTCGCGGAGGAAGGTTTCGGCAAGCCCGGCGACCGCATCATCATCTCGGCCGGTGTGCCGCTGGGCACCCCTGGTGCCACCAACATGCTGCGTATCGCCTACATCGGCTCGGACGGCCAATCGGGCGTCTAA
- a CDS encoding DUF1036 domain-containing protein, giving the protein MEAVFSQVAPSFVTRSGPFARFAFFILAAAAPFFFMPNAAHADFRVCNGTQNLVGVAIGYRAKEGWVTEGWWQVPATTCATLIEGPLQSRYYYLYAEDAARGGRWTGDVEMCVAENEFKIPGVKDCYARGYQKMGFKEYDTGRQASWMVQLSDTPGSQESQN; this is encoded by the coding sequence TTGGAAGCCGTGTTCAGCCAAGTCGCGCCAAGTTTCGTTACGCGGTCGGGGCCGTTTGCCCGATTCGCATTTTTCATCCTTGCCGCCGCCGCGCCGTTTTTCTTCATGCCAAATGCAGCCCATGCCGATTTCCGCGTCTGCAATGGTACGCAGAATCTCGTGGGCGTGGCGATCGGTTATCGTGCGAAGGAAGGCTGGGTGACCGAGGGATGGTGGCAAGTTCCGGCTACCACCTGCGCTACTTTGATCGAAGGGCCGCTCCAATCCCGCTATTATTACCTCTACGCAGAAGACGCAGCCCGTGGCGGCCGCTGGACGGGCGATGTCGAAATGTGCGTGGCGGAAAATGAATTCAAGATCCCAGGCGTGAAAGATTGCTACGCGCGCGGTTACCAGAAAATGGGATTCAAGGAATACGACACGGGGCGTCAGGCGAGTTGGATGGTTCAGCTCTCCGATACCCCGGGCAGCCAAGAGAGCCAGAATTGA
- a CDS encoding N-formylglutamate amidohydrolase, with protein MNDFKSFEIISGNRDKGMVILGDHAMRHLPERYGRLGLPETAFSRHIAYDIGIEGLCRKLSARLGVPSVLGGFSRLLIDPNRGEDDPTLIMKISDGAIIPGNHPITEEEWDYRIEAFHRPYHRAVDETIASVAEATGKAPLVLSLHSFTPAWKGVPRPWHASVLWDSDERAVVPLLAKLRADTNFVIGDNEPYDGALRNDTMYRHCMVRGIPHALLEVRQDLIGDEAGISEWAERLAPIFSAMNDDPALHEYKRYPSRTGPDDEA; from the coding sequence ATGAATGACTTCAAATCTTTCGAAATCATATCCGGCAATCGTGACAAAGGCATGGTCATTCTCGGTGATCATGCGATGCGGCATCTCCCCGAACGCTATGGACGGTTAGGCCTGCCAGAAACTGCCTTTTCGCGGCATATCGCCTATGACATCGGCATCGAGGGCCTTTGCCGCAAGCTTTCGGCGCGGCTCGGCGTGCCTTCCGTGCTCGGCGGCTTTTCCCGTCTGCTGATCGATCCGAACCGTGGCGAAGACGACCCCACGCTGATCATGAAAATTTCCGATGGGGCGATCATTCCAGGCAATCATCCGATCACCGAGGAAGAGTGGGACTATCGCATCGAAGCTTTCCACCGGCCCTATCACCGCGCAGTGGACGAGACGATTGCGTCGGTCGCGGAGGCGACGGGCAAGGCGCCGCTGGTGCTGTCACTGCATTCCTTCACACCGGCCTGGAAGGGCGTCCCACGCCCATGGCATGCAAGCGTGCTCTGGGACAGCGACGAGCGCGCCGTGGTGCCGCTGCTTGCAAAGCTCCGTGCCGACACCAATTTCGTTATAGGCGACAATGAACCCTATGACGGGGCGCTGAGGAACGACACCATGTATCGCCATTGCATGGTCAGAGGCATTCCCCACGCGCTGCTGGAAGTCCGCCAGGATTTGATCGGCGATGAGGCCGGCATCAGCGAATGGGCCGAACGACTGGCACCGATCTTTTCGGCGATGAACGACGATCCGGCACTGCACGAATACAAGCGCTACCCGTCGCGCACCGGCCCTGACGACGAAGCTTGA
- a CDS encoding DUF1244 domain-containing protein, whose protein sequence is MTELTKEQQTELEAAAFRRLVAHLRERSDVQNIDLMNFAGFCRNCLSNWYREAAEEAGLPVTKDESREMVYGMPYEDWKNLHQTEASAVQKAAFELNKPKE, encoded by the coding sequence ATGACCGAACTCACCAAGGAACAGCAGACCGAACTGGAAGCAGCCGCCTTTCGTCGCCTTGTTGCTCATCTGCGCGAGCGCAGCGACGTGCAGAACATCGACCTTATGAACTTCGCCGGTTTCTGCCGCAACTGCTTGTCCAACTGGTATCGCGAGGCGGCCGAAGAAGCAGGGCTGCCGGTAACCAAGGACGAATCGCGCGAAATGGTCTACGGCATGCCCTATGAAGACTGGAAAAATCTGCATCAGACAGAAGCTTCCGCTGTGCAAAAAGCCGCTTTTGAGCTGAACAAGCCGAAAGAATAG
- a CDS encoding DUF2312 domain-containing protein, whose product MSDAHGVARDQLRAFVERIERLEEEKKTIADDIKDVYGEAKGMGFDTKILKKVIALRKKDDQERMEEDLILDTYLHALGMIEAPPEA is encoded by the coding sequence ATGTCTGATGCTCATGGCGTCGCCCGCGATCAGCTTCGCGCTTTTGTCGAGCGCATCGAACGGCTGGAAGAAGAGAAGAAGACTATTGCCGACGACATCAAGGATGTCTACGGCGAAGCCAAGGGCATGGGCTTCGATACCAAGATCCTGAAAAAGGTCATTGCGTTGCGCAAGAAGGACGATCAGGAGCGGATGGAGGAAGACCTCATTCTCGATACCTATCTCCACGCTCTCGGCATGATCGAAGCACCGCCGGAAGCCTGA
- a CDS encoding DUF882 domain-containing protein, with amino-acid sequence MPNLSGNTKPNSLSRLFACSEIFRKVAKVVAVGLLAMAVSTPVFIGTPSQAGGETRSLKIYYVHTGEKAVITYKRNGKFDPDGLEKLNRILRDWRKNQPTKMNPRLFDLIWEVYRESGSHEFIYVVCGFRSPGTNEMLRTRSAHTGVAKKSQHMLGNAMDFYLPDVRLTKLREIGMKLQVGGVGYYPTSGSPFVHMDVGGVRAWPRMDRQDLVRLFPDGKTMHIPADGRPLPGYQEAVADYKRRMASDDIQIASASHSRRGFFARLFGGGGADEEEDNADEGAPATAAPTTMVASNKAGQAPATADEGDDSQPPTQTQVASINAPVPQVRPAFGNQPAGSDVASALMSSPQNAAQDAMAAAMPNGQQDQQQFADLRAYHVPVPALLERRSPGDAELASAESDANDQTADVPVPAERPEVAESLLASADADPDAVDDAADEGTLSPSIVAALEQHRVDQTGTNVGVPVAVVAANNAASKDEAPPKNTADAAPPAKDNAVADNDAVRAIAAVSPQKRPQMPMQVAALAPTASEMKAGGSRFRDNFEMAVPQERPIAAGIATKGGRPNKQDAAVADAGRATVTTEPKLTEKMISQWAITNARVEIVNRPVKAPRFVSPTLRAQPTAVYTDGFKVQTASIDPERFSGSAVNFLQVKKFNSVE; translated from the coding sequence TTGCCGAATCTGAGTGGGAATACCAAGCCTAATAGCTTGAGCAGGCTTTTTGCGTGCTCAGAGATATTTCGTAAGGTGGCCAAGGTCGTAGCCGTTGGTCTGCTTGCGATGGCTGTTTCCACTCCGGTTTTCATTGGCACCCCATCCCAGGCAGGCGGCGAAACTCGAAGCCTCAAGATCTACTATGTCCATACAGGCGAAAAGGCCGTCATCACCTACAAGCGCAATGGAAAGTTCGATCCGGACGGTCTGGAGAAACTGAACCGCATCCTGCGCGACTGGCGTAAAAACCAGCCCACCAAGATGAACCCGCGCTTGTTCGACCTGATTTGGGAAGTCTACCGCGAAAGCGGCTCGCATGAATTCATCTATGTCGTCTGCGGCTTCCGGTCACCGGGTACCAACGAGATGCTGCGCACACGTTCGGCCCATACAGGTGTCGCGAAGAAGAGCCAACATATGCTTGGCAACGCGATGGATTTCTATCTTCCCGACGTCAGGCTCACGAAGTTGCGCGAGATCGGCATGAAGTTGCAGGTCGGCGGTGTCGGCTATTATCCGACGTCCGGCTCGCCCTTCGTCCACATGGACGTTGGCGGCGTGCGCGCATGGCCGCGCATGGATCGCCAGGATCTCGTCCGCCTCTTCCCCGATGGCAAGACCATGCATATTCCGGCCGACGGACGGCCGTTGCCGGGATATCAGGAAGCGGTTGCCGACTATAAGCGCCGCATGGCGTCCGACGATATCCAGATCGCCAGCGCTTCGCATTCGCGTCGCGGCTTCTTCGCCAGGCTGTTTGGCGGCGGTGGCGCGGATGAGGAAGAGGACAATGCGGATGAAGGTGCACCGGCAACGGCAGCGCCGACCACGATGGTTGCGAGCAACAAGGCTGGGCAGGCTCCAGCAACTGCGGACGAGGGCGACGACAGCCAGCCGCCGACACAGACGCAGGTTGCCAGCATAAACGCGCCTGTTCCGCAGGTTCGTCCGGCCTTCGGCAATCAACCGGCAGGAAGCGACGTTGCTTCGGCTCTGATGTCGTCACCGCAGAATGCCGCTCAAGATGCGATGGCCGCAGCCATGCCGAATGGCCAGCAGGACCAACAGCAATTTGCCGATCTTCGCGCCTATCACGTTCCTGTGCCTGCATTGCTTGAGCGCCGTTCGCCCGGGGATGCCGAGTTGGCCTCCGCCGAGTCCGACGCGAACGATCAGACCGCCGACGTGCCGGTTCCAGCCGAACGTCCGGAAGTCGCCGAGAGCCTGCTTGCCTCTGCCGACGCCGATCCGGATGCGGTCGATGATGCGGCCGACGAGGGCACGCTGTCGCCCTCGATCGTTGCTGCCCTCGAACAGCATCGCGTCGATCAGACGGGTACGAATGTCGGCGTTCCCGTGGCTGTAGTTGCTGCCAACAACGCCGCGTCCAAGGATGAGGCGCCGCCGAAGAATACCGCGGATGCCGCGCCGCCGGCCAAGGACAATGCCGTTGCCGACAATGACGCCGTGCGGGCGATCGCTGCGGTCTCGCCGCAGAAGAGGCCGCAGATGCCGATGCAGGTGGCAGCACTTGCGCCGACCGCCAGCGAGATGAAGGCCGGCGGTAGCCGCTTCAGGGACAATTTCGAGATGGCGGTGCCGCAGGAACGTCCGATCGCTGCTGGTATTGCGACCAAGGGCGGCCGTCCGAACAAGCAGGATGCTGCAGTAGCTGATGCCGGCCGCGCGACGGTGACTACCGAGCCGAAGCTGACCGAAAAGATGATCTCGCAGTGGGCGATCACCAATGCCCGCGTCGAGATCGTCAACCGCCCGGTCAAGGCTCCGCGCTTTGTGAGCCCGACGCTGCGCGCCCAGCCGACCGCCGTCTACACCGATGGCTTCAAGGTTCAGACAGCGTCGATCGACCCGGAACGCTTCAGCGGTTCGGCCGTGAACTTCCTGCAGGTGAAGAAGTTCAATTCCGTCGAATAA
- a CDS encoding M3 family oligoendopeptidase, with amino-acid sequence MSPTSLYSSLNFSAGPAAAANAELGDLPAWKLSDLYPSATSTAFVSDMEKAGKAAIAFEEKWKGKLADAATKTADAGIGAALKEYEALDDIMGRLGSFAGLTYFSNTSDPANGKLYGDVQARLTDYSAHLLFFPLELNRIDDAVMDACMANDPAAGHYRPWIVDLRKDKPYQLDDKLEQLFLEKSMTSAAAFNRLFDETMAELRFDVDGEKLPLEVALNMLQEKDPEVRRKAAMALAETFKANLRVFTLITNTLAKDKDIADRWRGFEDIADSRHLANRVERDVVDALAAAVRDAYPRLSHRYYKMKAKWLGMEQMNFWDRNAPLPETSNALIPWTEAKQTVLSAYGNFAPEMAAIAKRFFDEEWIDAPVRPGKAPGAFAHPTVPSAHPYVLVNYMGKPRDVMTLAHELGHGVHQVLAGGQGALMCQTPLTLAETASVFGEMLTFRALLDKTTDKRERKAMLAQKVEDMINTVVRQIAFYEFERKVHTARKNGELTSDDIGELWLSVQSESLGPAIKISEGYETYWSYIPHFIHSPFYVYAYAFGDCLVNSLYAVYQNAEQGFQAKYFEMLKAGGTKHHSELLKPFGLDATDPSFWSKGLSMIEGLIDELEALDKSA; translated from the coding sequence ATGAGCCCGACCTCGCTCTATTCATCCCTTAATTTTTCCGCTGGCCCGGCGGCGGCGGCCAATGCCGAACTCGGCGACCTGCCCGCCTGGAAACTCAGCGATCTCTATCCTTCCGCCACATCCACCGCCTTCGTCAGCGACATGGAAAAGGCTGGCAAGGCGGCAATCGCCTTCGAGGAAAAATGGAAGGGCAAGCTCGCCGACGCCGCGACAAAAACCGCCGATGCCGGCATCGGCGCCGCGCTGAAGGAATATGAAGCGCTGGACGACATCATGGGCCGCCTCGGCTCCTTCGCCGGACTGACCTATTTTTCCAACACCAGCGATCCGGCTAATGGCAAGCTCTATGGCGACGTGCAGGCGCGGCTGACGGACTATTCGGCCCATCTGCTGTTCTTCCCGCTTGAATTGAACCGTATCGACGATGCCGTGATGGATGCGTGCATGGCGAACGATCCGGCTGCTGGCCATTACCGTCCCTGGATCGTCGACCTGCGCAAAGACAAGCCCTATCAGCTCGACGACAAGCTGGAGCAGCTGTTCCTGGAAAAATCCATGACCAGCGCCGCCGCCTTCAATCGCCTGTTCGACGAGACCATGGCGGAACTGCGCTTCGACGTCGACGGCGAGAAGCTGCCGCTGGAAGTCGCCTTGAACATGCTGCAGGAAAAAGATCCGGAGGTACGCCGCAAGGCGGCAATGGCTTTGGCCGAGACCTTCAAGGCCAATTTGCGCGTCTTCACCCTGATCACCAATACGCTCGCTAAAGACAAAGACATTGCCGACCGCTGGCGCGGCTTCGAGGATATTGCCGACAGCCGGCATCTGGCAAACCGCGTCGAGCGCGACGTCGTCGACGCATTGGCAGCGGCGGTGCGCGATGCCTATCCGCGCCTCTCGCACCGCTATTACAAGATGAAGGCCAAGTGGCTCGGCATGGAACAGATGAACTTCTGGGACCGCAACGCGCCGCTACCCGAAACCTCCAACGCGCTGATCCCCTGGACCGAGGCGAAACAGACCGTTCTTTCCGCCTACGGCAATTTCGCCCCTGAGATGGCCGCGATCGCCAAGCGGTTCTTCGATGAGGAATGGATCGATGCGCCGGTGCGTCCCGGCAAGGCGCCGGGCGCCTTCGCGCACCCGACCGTTCCTTCCGCCCACCCTTACGTCCTCGTCAACTATATGGGCAAGCCGCGCGATGTCATGACGCTGGCGCATGAGCTCGGCCATGGCGTGCATCAGGTGCTTGCCGGCGGCCAGGGCGCGCTGATGTGCCAGACGCCGCTGACCTTGGCTGAAACCGCGTCCGTCTTCGGCGAAATGCTGACCTTCCGCGCGCTGCTCGACAAGACCACGGACAAGCGCGAGCGCAAGGCGATGCTCGCCCAGAAGGTCGAAGACATGATCAACACGGTCGTCCGCCAGATCGCCTTCTACGAATTCGAGCGCAAGGTGCACACTGCGCGCAAGAACGGCGAACTGACATCAGACGATATCGGCGAGCTGTGGCTCTCCGTCCAATCGGAGAGCCTCGGTCCGGCGATCAAGATCTCCGAGGGCTATGAGACCTACTGGTCTTATATCCCCCACTTCATCCATTCGCCCTTCTACGTCTACGCTTACGCTTTCGGCGACTGCCTGGTGAATTCGCTTTATGCCGTCTACCAGAATGCCGAGCAGGGCTTTCAGGCGAAATATTTCGAGATGCTGAAGGCCGGCGGCACCAAGCATCATTCCGAACTCCTGAAACCCTTCGGCCTCGATGCGACCGATCCGTCGTTCTGGAGCAAGGGACTGTCGATGATCGAAGGGCTCATCGACGAGCTGGAGGCGCTTGATAAAAGCGCTTGA
- a CDS encoding aminodeoxychorismate synthase component I — protein sequence MADAQPYVLFRDDSTGQVMIFAEPAEIIIARTHAEFFDALERMQKAKAEGKWLAGYLAYEAGHLFEEKLAPFAEENRETPLLCFGVFDAPAADGHALAQPLQRLENEPFLTGATAAWDFPVYKERFDRLHWHLRQGDCYQANLTMPITARWNGDARAAFWSLIDRQPVKYGALVDLGGPIILSRSPELFFRTDEDGWIETHPMKGTAKRGADAAEDTEIISAMLADEKTQAENRMIVDLLRNDISRITEVGTLDVPKLFEIETYPTVHQMVSHVQAKLRPNMTIRDIFAALFPCGSITGAPKMRAMEILHELEDGPRDAYCGAIGMISPSGAMRFSVAIRTITLFDNGRAVFNVGGGIVFDSTAEAEYEECLLKARFAVGDRWIKR from the coding sequence ATGGCCGATGCCCAACCCTACGTCCTCTTTCGGGACGACAGCACTGGACAGGTAATGATCTTCGCCGAGCCGGCGGAGATCATCATTGCTCGAACGCACGCGGAATTTTTCGATGCCCTTGAGCGGATGCAGAAGGCGAAGGCCGAGGGAAAATGGCTGGCGGGCTATCTGGCCTATGAGGCCGGCCATCTCTTTGAGGAAAAACTTGCGCCTTTCGCCGAAGAGAACCGCGAGACGCCGCTGCTCTGCTTCGGCGTTTTCGATGCTCCCGCGGCCGATGGTCATGCCCTCGCCCAGCCACTTCAACGCCTTGAAAACGAACCGTTTCTGACTGGCGCCACGGCTGCTTGGGATTTCCCCGTATATAAAGAGAGATTCGACCGGCTGCATTGGCACTTGCGCCAGGGCGACTGCTATCAAGCAAACCTTACCATGCCCATCACCGCCCGTTGGAATGGCGACGCCCGCGCTGCCTTCTGGTCGCTGATCGACCGTCAACCGGTAAAGTACGGCGCGCTGGTCGATCTCGGCGGCCCGATCATCCTATCGCGGTCGCCCGAACTCTTCTTCCGCACGGATGAGGATGGCTGGATCGAGACACATCCGATGAAGGGCACGGCCAAACGTGGCGCCGACGCCGCCGAGGACACAGAAATCATCAGCGCCATGCTCGCCGACGAAAAGACGCAGGCCGAAAACCGCATGATCGTCGACCTCTTGCGCAATGATATCTCACGCATCACCGAGGTCGGCACCCTCGACGTGCCGAAACTTTTCGAGATCGAGACCTATCCGACGGTGCACCAGATGGTCAGCCATGTGCAGGCGAAGCTGCGCCCCAATATGACCATCCGCGATATCTTCGCCGCCCTATTCCCCTGCGGCTCGATCACCGGCGCACCGAAAATGCGGGCGATGGAAATCCTGCACGAGCTCGAAGACGGCCCTCGCGACGCCTATTGCGGAGCAATCGGCATGATTTCGCCATCCGGCGCCATGCGCTTTTCCGTGGCGATCCGCACCATCACGCTGTTCGATAACGGCCGCGCCGTCTTCAATGTGGGCGGCGGCATTGTTTTCGATTCGACGGCGGAAGCGGAATATGAAGAATGCCTGTTGAAGGCACGCTTCGCCGTGGGGGACCGATGGATCAAGCGCTAG
- a CDS encoding aminotransferase class IV family protein has translation MDQALDDFSLIETLRYEPQTGFVRLRLHLARLQRSARRLGFPAPKDALTKLDAIVAGANASLRVRLTFDRTGRTDITTAPFTPLVTDTVWRVHIAETRVDSADKLLRVKTTRRSVYEAARAEYSLAEADEVLLLNEKGEVCEGTITSIFLDDGSGMLRTPPISSGLLAGVLRTELICQRKARVGRIGLDDLEKGSLYVGNSLRGLIRAQLLRN, from the coding sequence ATGGATCAAGCGCTAGACGACTTTTCGCTGATCGAGACGTTGCGCTATGAACCGCAAACAGGTTTTGTGCGTCTGCGCTTACATCTTGCCCGATTGCAACGTTCCGCCCGTCGTCTGGGTTTCCCCGCGCCGAAAGATGCGCTGACGAAACTGGATGCTATCGTTGCTGGCGCGAACGCGTCGTTGCGGGTCCGCCTAACTTTCGATCGCACCGGACGAACGGACATCACCACCGCGCCTTTCACGCCTCTCGTTACCGATACGGTCTGGCGCGTCCACATTGCAGAGACACGCGTCGATTCCGCCGACAAGCTGCTGCGCGTCAAAACCACTCGCCGGTCCGTCTATGAGGCCGCCCGCGCCGAATATTCGCTAGCAGAGGCTGACGAGGTGCTTTTGCTCAATGAAAAGGGCGAGGTCTGCGAGGGCACCATCACCTCGATTTTCCTCGACGATGGCTCCGGCATGTTGCGTACCCCACCCATTTCTTCAGGGCTGCTCGCCGGCGTGTTGCGCACCGAACTCATCTGCCAGCGCAAGGCGCGCGTCGGCCGCATAGGGCTGGACGATCTCGAAAAAGGCAGCCTTTATGTCGGAAACTCTCTGCGCGGACTGATCCGCGCGCAACTCCTACGGAATTGA
- a CDS encoding YciI family protein, with product MFILSLTYLKGNDEADKYMQPHMAWVKEGYAKGWFLASGRKVPRTGGVIFARGDRAELEAYVAVDPFTVHGIATYDVTEIALTTVTEGLEALKS from the coding sequence ATGTTCATCCTCTCGCTAACCTATCTCAAAGGCAATGACGAAGCCGATAAGTACATGCAACCGCATATGGCCTGGGTAAAGGAAGGCTATGCCAAGGGCTGGTTCCTGGCTTCCGGCCGCAAGGTGCCCCGTACCGGCGGCGTCATCTTCGCCCGAGGAGACCGCGCCGAACTGGAAGCCTATGTCGCGGTCGATCCCTTTACTGTTCACGGCATCGCAACATACGACGTCACGGAGATAGCCCTGACGACCGTGACAGAGGGCTTGGAAGCGTTGAAGAGCTAA